The following are encoded in a window of Mumia flava genomic DNA:
- the ybeY gene encoding rRNA maturation RNase YbeY codes for MNVDVLDESSWRDADGDPVDVDTLTRLVRFTMSRMRLAPGTEVTMIVVDPDTMTQYNEKWMHKDGPTDVLSFPIDELRPGSDDIEAEEGYLGDMLLCPEVAAKDAAAEGLELGSHLELLTVHGVLHLLGYDHAEPDEHREMFGLQDRLLALWRDGDREDA; via the coding sequence GTGAACGTCGACGTTCTCGATGAGTCGAGCTGGCGCGACGCCGACGGGGATCCGGTCGACGTCGACACGCTGACCAGGCTGGTCCGCTTCACGATGAGCCGGATGCGGCTCGCGCCCGGCACCGAGGTGACGATGATCGTCGTGGACCCCGACACCATGACGCAGTACAACGAGAAGTGGATGCACAAGGACGGGCCCACCGACGTGCTGTCCTTCCCGATCGACGAGCTGCGTCCCGGCAGCGACGACATCGAGGCCGAGGAGGGCTACCTCGGGGACATGCTGCTCTGCCCGGAGGTCGCAGCGAAGGACGCTGCGGCGGAGGGGCTGGAGCTCGGGTCCCACCTCGAGCTGCTGACCGTTCACGGGGTGCTGCACCTGCTGGGCTACGACCATGCCGAGCCGGACGAGCACCGTGAGATGTTCGGTCTGCAGGACCGGCTGCTCGCGCTGTGGCGTGACGGCGATCGGGAGGACGCATGA
- a CDS encoding DUF3097 domain-containing protein, giving the protein MSHDRYGSDVLSGDWRKPPRGRSVDAVAEVGLVVEEVQTDFCGAVVRTDRDLHTVELEDRHGRRRTFPLGPGFLLEGRPVVLSAPARTAPQRATRTASGSTVVRDARARVARESRIYVEGRHDAELVEKVWGDDLRVEGVAVEYLEGVDDLPSVVADFRPGPGRSLGVLVDHLVPGSKEARIASTVTRGPHREHVLVVGHPYVDVWQAVKPERLGLEAWPTVPRSIPWKHGICQSLGWPHRNHADIAQAWKRILGSVRSYTDLDPALLGRVEELIDFVTR; this is encoded by the coding sequence GTGAGTCACGACCGCTACGGATCCGACGTCCTCTCCGGCGACTGGCGCAAGCCCCCGCGCGGACGCTCGGTCGACGCGGTCGCCGAGGTCGGCCTGGTGGTCGAGGAGGTCCAGACCGACTTCTGCGGCGCCGTGGTCCGGACCGACCGCGACCTGCACACCGTGGAGCTGGAGGACCGGCACGGCCGGCGGCGCACCTTCCCGCTCGGACCGGGATTCCTGCTCGAGGGCCGCCCGGTCGTCCTGAGCGCGCCGGCCCGCACGGCCCCGCAGCGCGCCACCCGGACAGCCTCGGGCTCGACCGTCGTCCGTGACGCCCGGGCCCGGGTCGCCCGCGAGAGCCGGATCTACGTCGAGGGCCGGCACGACGCCGAGCTGGTCGAGAAGGTCTGGGGCGACGACCTGCGGGTCGAGGGCGTCGCGGTCGAGTATCTCGAGGGCGTCGACGACCTCCCCAGCGTCGTCGCGGACTTCCGGCCCGGCCCCGGACGCAGCCTCGGCGTGCTCGTCGACCACCTCGTCCCCGGGTCGAAGGAGGCGCGAATCGCGTCCACGGTGACCCGCGGCCCGCACCGCGAGCACGTGCTCGTCGTCGGGCACCCGTACGTCGACGTCTGGCAGGCGGTCAAGCCCGAGCGGCTCGGGCTCGAGGCCTGGCCCACCGTCCCGCGCTCGATCCCGTGGAAGCACGGGATCTGCCAGAGCCTCGGCTGGCCGCACCGCAACCACGCCGACATCGCGCAGGCGTGGAAACGGATCCTCGGCTCCGTACGCAGCTACACCGACCTCGACCCGGCCCTGCTCGGCCGGGTCGAGGAGCTGATCGACTTCGTCACCCGCTGA
- a CDS encoding flavodoxin family protein, producing the protein MSTLLVVHHAPTPAVRELAEAAVDGARHPDVSGVDVVVRPALEADASDVLGADGYLLGTTANFGYMSGALKHFFDTIFLQAGGQLADDGSAGTAETPKKPFGLWVHGRYDTTGAVRSVESIVGALGWRQSAEVLSVLGAVGEEQRAAAYELGATLAATLMD; encoded by the coding sequence ATGAGCACCTTGCTGGTCGTCCACCACGCACCGACCCCGGCCGTACGGGAGCTCGCGGAGGCTGCCGTCGACGGCGCACGGCACCCCGACGTCAGCGGCGTCGACGTCGTCGTCCGGCCCGCGCTCGAGGCGGACGCCTCCGATGTGCTCGGCGCGGACGGCTACCTGCTCGGGACGACCGCGAACTTCGGCTACATGAGTGGTGCCCTCAAGCACTTCTTCGACACGATCTTCCTCCAGGCCGGCGGTCAGCTGGCCGACGACGGCTCCGCCGGCACCGCGGAGACGCCGAAGAAGCCGTTCGGCCTGTGGGTGCACGGCCGCTACGACACCACCGGCGCGGTCCGCTCGGTCGAGTCGATCGTCGGCGCCCTCGGCTGGCGGCAGAGCGCCGAGGTCCTGTCGGTCCTGGGCGCCGTCGGCGAGGAGCAGCGCGCCGCGGCGTACGAGCTCGGGGCGACGCTGGCCGCGACGCTGATGGACTGA
- the hrcA gene encoding heat-inducible transcriptional repressor HrcA — MLDERKLAVLRAIVEDYVATQEPVGSRALVDRHGLGVSPATVRNDMAVLEEEGFIAQPHTSAGRIPTDKGYRLFVDRLATVQRLSGPERRAIESFLEGAVDVDDVVQRSVRLLAQLTHQVALVQYPTLTRSTVRHVEVVPLDGTRVLVVLITSSGRVDQRIVELPEVLGEELLTDLRARLLGAALGQRLSDASTSVADLIETFRPSERPLVTAIVTTLTRAFSDERADERVAVGGAANLARFGTDFETSVKPVLEALEEHVVLLKLLGEATSPSTLTVRIGAEGPYEELATTSVVATTYGTEIEPLATLGVVGPTRMDYPGTMAAVRAVARYVGQTLSD, encoded by the coding sequence GTGCTGGACGAGCGCAAGCTCGCTGTCCTCCGCGCGATCGTGGAGGACTACGTCGCGACGCAGGAGCCGGTGGGTTCCCGCGCGCTGGTCGACCGGCACGGTCTGGGCGTATCGCCGGCGACCGTGCGCAACGACATGGCCGTGCTGGAGGAGGAGGGCTTCATCGCCCAGCCGCACACCAGCGCCGGGCGCATCCCGACCGACAAGGGATACCGGCTGTTCGTCGACCGGCTCGCGACCGTGCAGCGGCTCAGCGGCCCGGAGCGCCGGGCGATCGAGTCGTTCCTCGAGGGCGCCGTCGACGTCGACGACGTGGTCCAGCGGAGCGTGCGGCTGCTCGCGCAGCTGACCCATCAGGTGGCGCTCGTCCAGTACCCGACGCTCACCCGCTCGACCGTGCGGCACGTCGAGGTCGTCCCGCTCGACGGGACCCGCGTGCTCGTGGTGCTGATCACCAGCTCCGGCCGGGTCGACCAGCGGATCGTCGAGCTTCCCGAGGTCCTGGGGGAGGAGCTGCTCACCGACCTGCGTGCCCGGCTCCTCGGCGCCGCGCTCGGCCAGCGGCTCTCCGACGCCTCGACGTCGGTGGCCGACCTGATCGAGACCTTCCGCCCGTCCGAGCGGCCGCTGGTCACGGCGATCGTCACGACCTTGACGCGTGCGTTCTCCGACGAGCGCGCCGACGAGCGGGTCGCGGTCGGGGGCGCGGCCAACCTCGCGCGCTTCGGCACGGACTTCGAGACGTCGGTGAAGCCGGTGCTGGAGGCGCTGGAGGAGCACGTGGTGCTGCTGAAGCTGCTCGGCGAGGCGACGTCGCCGAGCACCCTGACCGTCCGCATCGGCGCGGAGGGTCCCTACGAGGAGCTCGCGACGACCTCGGTGGTCGCGACCACCTACGGCACGGAGATCGAGCCGCTCGCCACCCTCGGCGTGGTCGGCCCGACCCGGATGGACTACCCAGGCACGATGGCGGCGGTACGCGCGGTGGCGCGCTACGTCGGCCAGACCTTGAGCGACTGA
- a CDS encoding hemolysin family protein codes for MNADWWALGTAIALVLMAGLLASIDAALSTFSRARADELAEEGRSGAAALRRIVHDPAPFINTALLLRIIAETAAVVLVAVVVVHATDDGWLPVLLTALALSAVSFVAIGVGPRTLGRQKSERVALLSAGPLALVTRILGPVPRLLIVIGNALTPGKGFREGPFSSEAELREMVDLAEQSALIESGERQMIHSVFELGDTVVREVMVPRTDVVFIERSKKLRQAMSLALRSGYSRIPVTGESLDDVVGMAYLKDITKRVFDSREAETTERVESVMRECTYVPDSKPAADLLREMQAQRTHVAIVIDEYGGTAGMVTIEDILEEIVGEITDEYDAPPDDVEHLSNGSIRISSRYDVDDLGDLFGVPIDDDDVDSVGGLMAKHLGKVPIAGSEIEMEGLRFVAEGPTGRRNRIGTVVVSRVTEQTERETSLGSVASG; via the coding sequence ATGAACGCCGACTGGTGGGCCCTGGGCACGGCGATCGCCCTCGTGCTGATGGCGGGGCTGCTGGCCAGCATCGACGCCGCGCTGTCGACGTTCTCGCGCGCTCGCGCCGACGAGCTGGCCGAGGAAGGACGCTCGGGCGCCGCGGCCCTCCGCCGGATCGTCCACGACCCCGCCCCCTTCATCAACACCGCCCTGCTGCTGCGGATCATCGCCGAGACGGCCGCCGTCGTGCTGGTCGCGGTCGTCGTCGTGCACGCCACCGACGACGGCTGGCTCCCGGTCCTGCTGACCGCGCTGGCGCTCTCGGCGGTGTCGTTCGTGGCGATCGGCGTGGGGCCGCGCACGCTCGGCCGGCAGAAGTCGGAGCGCGTCGCGCTGCTGTCCGCGGGCCCGCTCGCGCTCGTCACCCGGATCCTCGGCCCCGTTCCGCGGTTGCTGATCGTGATCGGCAACGCGCTGACGCCCGGCAAGGGCTTCCGCGAGGGACCGTTCTCCTCGGAGGCCGAGCTGCGCGAGATGGTGGACCTGGCCGAGCAGAGCGCCCTGATCGAGTCGGGGGAGCGCCAGATGATCCACTCGGTCTTCGAGCTCGGCGACACGGTCGTCCGCGAGGTGATGGTGCCGCGGACCGACGTGGTGTTCATCGAGCGGTCCAAGAAGCTGCGCCAGGCGATGTCGCTCGCGCTGCGGTCCGGCTACTCGCGGATCCCGGTGACCGGTGAGAGCCTGGACGACGTCGTCGGGATGGCCTACCTCAAGGACATCACCAAGCGCGTCTTCGACAGCCGCGAGGCCGAGACCACCGAACGGGTGGAGTCGGTGATGCGGGAGTGCACCTACGTCCCGGACTCCAAGCCCGCGGCCGACCTGCTCCGCGAGATGCAGGCGCAGCGCACCCATGTCGCGATCGTGATCGACGAGTACGGCGGCACGGCGGGGATGGTCACCATCGAGGACATCCTCGAGGAGATCGTCGGGGAGATCACCGACGAGTACGACGCGCCGCCGGACGACGTCGAGCACCTCTCGAACGGCTCGATCCGGATCAGCTCCCGCTACGACGTCGACGACCTGGGGGATCTGTTCGGGGTGCCGATCGACGACGACGACGTCGACTCCGTCGGTGGTCTCATGGCCAAGCACCTCGGCAAGGTGCCGATCGCCGGCAGCGAGATCGAGATGGAGGGTCTGCGTTTCGTGGCCGAGGGCCCGACGGGCCGCCGCAACCGGATCGGCACCGTCGTCGTCAGCCGCGTCACCGAGCAGACCGAGCGCGAGACGTCACTCGGCTCGGTCGCGTCCGGCTGA
- a CDS encoding NHL repeat-containing protein, which yields MRNALPILTATAGLLATTLVVAAPATAADVNRPPLRTISGPSTLVYNPEGIARDTAGRLFVGTIGRTAVFPPHVSGDVAPVRTIAGWGAGVAFDADGYLYVAGSNEVRVYAPGGGNNPTPVRTISGPDTLLDRPVAVAVGPSGWIYVVNSLDDSVTVYRAGADGNARPARRIAGGRTRMDYPSGILLARERLYVSNTGNDSINQYGKSDDGNVAPTRRLRGSRTTIDAPKGLATDDQHRLYVANYSHDTVAVFDPRSSGNARPLARLRGPATQLDGPHGLLVDPHNRVVVGSFVGNHVATFPPLFRRAARPGKVGRLKVKGSPRARKWKVDWTKPSRTGHARIDRYSVVVRKRGLTVHKETRRTSAARLTRGELRRGGRLRLGRYKVTVQARNIKGWGPATTKTFRVQRR from the coding sequence GTGCGCAACGCTCTGCCCATCCTCACCGCCACCGCAGGACTGCTCGCCACGACCCTCGTCGTCGCAGCCCCTGCCACCGCCGCCGACGTCAACCGACCACCGCTGCGCACGATCAGCGGCCCCAGCACGCTGGTGTACAACCCCGAGGGGATCGCCCGCGACACGGCGGGTCGCCTGTTCGTCGGCACCATCGGCCGCACCGCGGTCTTTCCACCTCATGTGTCCGGTGACGTCGCGCCGGTGCGGACGATCGCCGGCTGGGGCGCGGGCGTGGCCTTCGACGCCGACGGGTACCTCTACGTCGCCGGCAGTAACGAGGTCCGGGTGTACGCGCCCGGCGGCGGCAACAACCCGACGCCGGTCCGCACGATCTCCGGCCCCGACACGCTCCTCGACCGCCCCGTTGCAGTCGCGGTGGGTCCGTCCGGCTGGATCTACGTGGTGAACTCGCTCGACGACTCGGTGACGGTGTACCGCGCGGGCGCCGACGGAAACGCGCGGCCGGCGCGTCGCATCGCCGGCGGACGGACCCGCATGGACTACCCGTCGGGAATCCTGCTCGCCCGTGAACGCCTCTACGTCTCCAACACGGGCAACGACTCGATCAACCAGTACGGCAAGAGCGACGACGGCAACGTCGCTCCGACTCGCAGGCTCCGCGGCAGCCGCACCACCATCGACGCGCCGAAGGGTCTCGCGACCGATGACCAGCACCGGCTCTACGTCGCGAACTACTCCCACGACACCGTCGCCGTCTTCGACCCCCGGAGCAGCGGCAATGCGCGGCCTCTGGCTCGTCTGCGCGGGCCCGCGACTCAGCTCGACGGACCCCACGGCCTCCTCGTCGACCCGCACAACCGGGTGGTCGTCGGCAGCTTCGTGGGGAACCACGTCGCGACGTTCCCGCCGCTCTTTCGCAGAGCCGCCCGACCGGGCAAGGTCGGCAGGCTCAAGGTCAAGGGCTCGCCGCGGGCCAGGAAGTGGAAGGTCGACTGGACGAAGCCGTCCAGGACCGGCCACGCCCGCATCGACCGCTACTCGGTCGTGGTCAGGAAGCGTGGCCTGACCGTGCACAAGGAGACTCGGCGCACCTCGGCGGCCCGCCTGACCCGCGGGGAGCTCCGCCGAGGCGGACGACTGCGCCTCGGTCGCTACAAGGTGACCGTGCAGGCACGCAACATCAAGGGCTGGGGGCCCGCCACGACCAAGACGTTCCGCGTCCAGCGCCGCTGA
- a CDS encoding septum formation family protein: MRHHRQHRAVRGAFAATATLALLALGACTGSDDEPGAETSADATSEEADPDDGGTASEQATASATPTVAPPPADAACYRVTFAETQEAQNDAAGVACGQRHNAQTFHVGRLSATAPPAAVVSEARDTCRRQLRRHVGATTERLALSRVESTFYVPSDEDLAAGARWLRCDVVVKRTADTLARLPRRSAGMLSDDEALDRWGACAKTGESGLNEGRGQRICDLDHTWRAIDAQRLGSGDDPYPGRSEVRGDVLERCEDPARAWTGNETGDIAVGWRPPTRAAWAAGERFGLCWTRTDQ; the protein is encoded by the coding sequence ATGAGGCATCACCGGCAGCACCGCGCGGTCCGTGGGGCGTTCGCGGCGACGGCGACGCTCGCGCTGCTCGCCCTCGGCGCCTGCACCGGGTCGGACGACGAGCCGGGCGCAGAGACCTCCGCGGACGCGACGTCCGAGGAGGCGGACCCGGACGACGGCGGCACTGCGTCCGAGCAAGCCACGGCCTCCGCGACCCCCACCGTCGCCCCGCCCCCGGCGGACGCCGCGTGCTACCGGGTCACGTTCGCCGAGACCCAGGAGGCCCAGAACGACGCGGCCGGCGTCGCGTGCGGGCAGCGCCACAACGCGCAGACGTTCCACGTCGGCCGGCTCAGCGCCACGGCGCCACCGGCCGCCGTGGTCTCGGAGGCGCGCGACACCTGTCGCCGGCAGCTCCGGCGGCACGTCGGTGCGACGACCGAGCGGCTCGCTCTCTCCCGGGTCGAGTCGACCTTCTACGTCCCGTCCGACGAGGATCTCGCCGCGGGAGCCCGGTGGCTGCGGTGCGACGTGGTGGTCAAGCGCACCGCCGACACCCTCGCGCGGCTGCCGCGCCGATCGGCCGGGATGCTGAGCGACGACGAGGCGCTCGACCGCTGGGGAGCCTGCGCGAAGACGGGGGAATCGGGCCTGAACGAAGGCCGTGGCCAGCGGATCTGTGATCTCGACCACACGTGGCGGGCGATCGACGCGCAGCGGCTCGGCAGCGGCGACGACCCGTACCCGGGGCGGTCGGAGGTCCGCGGCGACGTCCTGGAGCGGTGCGAGGACCCCGCCCGCGCCTGGACCGGCAACGAGACCGGCGACATCGCCGTCGGCTGGCGTCCACCGACGCGTGCTGCGTGGGCGGCCGGGGAGCGGTTCGGGCTGTGCTGGACCCGGACCGACCAATAG
- the dnaJ gene encoding molecular chaperone DnaJ, translating into MSQDYYETLGVSRQATPEEIKKAYRKLARSLHPDVNPDPDAQERFKSVTVAYEVLSDPEKRSLYDRGGDPMGHAGGGGFGSGFTFSDIMDAFFGGQGTQRGPRGRARRGNDALIRISVDLAEAAFGTTRELKVDTAVVCERCHGQGSADGAEPVACHTCRGSGEVQHVQRSFLGDIRTARPCPTCAGYGTVITNPCEECGGDGRVRSRRTLTIKVPHGVDSGTRIQLAGEGEVGPGGGPAADLYVEVEVEPHQVFTRRKDDLHCDVRVPMTAAALGTQVVLPTLEADTGVEGDDASLTFDIAAGTQSGESITLRGRGVPHLRGVGRGDLVVRVVVETPTKLDEAQRDLLTQLAQARGEERVEAEFAAPHRGVFTRLRDAFR; encoded by the coding sequence ATGAGCCAGGACTACTACGAGACCCTCGGGGTGAGCCGCCAGGCGACGCCGGAGGAGATCAAGAAGGCCTACCGCAAGCTGGCGCGCAGCCTGCACCCCGACGTCAATCCCGACCCGGACGCGCAGGAGCGCTTCAAGAGCGTGACGGTGGCCTACGAGGTGCTGTCCGACCCCGAGAAGCGTTCGCTGTACGACCGCGGCGGCGACCCGATGGGCCACGCCGGCGGTGGCGGGTTCGGCTCGGGGTTCACGTTCAGCGACATCATGGACGCGTTCTTCGGCGGACAGGGCACCCAGCGCGGTCCGCGCGGGCGTGCGCGGCGCGGCAACGACGCGTTGATCCGGATCTCCGTCGACCTCGCCGAGGCCGCGTTCGGGACGACCCGCGAGCTCAAGGTCGACACCGCCGTGGTCTGCGAGCGCTGCCACGGGCAGGGGTCGGCCGACGGCGCCGAGCCGGTCGCGTGCCACACGTGCCGCGGCAGCGGTGAGGTCCAGCACGTCCAGCGCTCGTTCCTCGGCGACATCCGCACGGCACGGCCGTGCCCCACCTGCGCGGGCTACGGCACGGTGATCACGAACCCGTGCGAGGAGTGCGGCGGTGACGGACGGGTCCGTTCGCGCCGGACCCTGACCATCAAGGTCCCGCACGGCGTCGACAGCGGCACCCGGATCCAGCTGGCGGGTGAGGGCGAGGTCGGACCCGGCGGCGGGCCGGCCGCCGACCTCTACGTCGAGGTCGAGGTCGAGCCGCACCAGGTCTTCACGCGGCGCAAGGACGATCTGCACTGCGACGTCCGGGTGCCGATGACGGCTGCGGCGCTCGGGACCCAGGTCGTGCTGCCGACCCTCGAGGCGGACACCGGCGTCGAGGGCGACGACGCCTCGCTCACGTTCGACATCGCGGCCGGCACCCAGTCGGGGGAGTCGATCACGCTGCGGGGCCGCGGTGTCCCGCACCTGCGCGGCGTGGGTCGCGGCGACCTGGTCGTGCGGGTGGTGGTCGAGACGCCGACGAAGCTCGACGAGGCGCAGCGCGACCTGCTGACCCAGCTCGCCCAGGCGCGCGGGGAGGAGCGGGTCGAGGCCGAGTTCGCGGCGCCGCACCGCGGCGTGTTCACGCGCCTGCGCGACGCGTTCCGCTGA
- the era gene encoding GTPase Era: MTAFRSGFACFVGRPNAGKSTLTNALVGEKVAITSSRPQTTRHVIRGLVTTADAQLILVDTPGLHRPRTLLGERLNDLVRTTWAEVDAIGVCLPADQRIGPGDRYIVGQLAKVRRTPMVAIATKSDTVSPDRLLEHLAAIGALADELGVTWRHVVPVSAVSGYQVEHLRDLLVAELPEGMPLYPEGQLTDEPEETLVAEVIREAALEGVRDELPHSIAVVIEEMVAREDRPEDRPLVDVRANIFVERESQKGIVIGRKGARLRQIGSDSRSQIERILGTPVYLDLHVKVAKDWQRDPKQLRRLGF, from the coding sequence GTGACCGCCTTCCGGTCCGGATTCGCGTGCTTCGTCGGCCGCCCGAACGCCGGGAAGTCGACGCTGACGAATGCCCTGGTGGGGGAGAAGGTCGCGATCACCTCGTCGCGGCCGCAGACCACCCGTCACGTGATCCGCGGACTGGTCACGACGGCCGACGCACAGCTGATCCTCGTCGACACCCCTGGGCTGCACCGGCCGCGCACCCTGCTGGGTGAGCGGCTCAACGACCTCGTGCGCACCACGTGGGCGGAGGTCGACGCGATCGGAGTGTGCCTGCCGGCCGACCAGCGGATCGGTCCGGGGGACCGCTACATCGTCGGGCAGCTGGCGAAGGTCCGCCGTACGCCCATGGTGGCGATCGCCACCAAGTCCGACACCGTGTCGCCGGACCGCCTGCTCGAGCACCTCGCGGCCATCGGTGCGCTCGCCGACGAGCTCGGGGTGACGTGGCGCCACGTGGTGCCGGTCTCGGCCGTGTCCGGATACCAGGTCGAGCACCTCCGGGACCTGCTCGTCGCCGAGCTGCCCGAGGGGATGCCGCTGTACCCGGAGGGCCAGCTGACCGACGAGCCCGAGGAGACGCTGGTCGCCGAGGTGATCCGGGAGGCCGCGCTCGAAGGGGTGCGCGACGAGCTTCCGCACTCGATCGCGGTGGTCATCGAGGAGATGGTCGCTCGTGAGGATCGTCCCGAGGACCGGCCCCTGGTCGATGTGCGCGCCAACATCTTCGTCGAGCGGGAGAGCCAGAAGGGCATCGTGATCGGCCGCAAGGGTGCCCGGTTGCGCCAGATCGGCAGCGACTCACGGTCCCAGATCGAGCGGATCCTCGGGACCCCGGTCTATCTGGATCTGCACGTCAAGGTGGCCAAGGACTGGCAGCGCGACCCCAAGCAGCTGCGCCGCCTGGGCTTCTAG
- a CDS encoding cytidine deaminase: protein MADPSEPLAVDDPEDRKIVTLARASRARTGAAEGAAVRDSDGRTYAAATVALPSLQVSALRLAVAMAVSSGAKSLEAAAVSTGSDRVDADDLTAVRDLAGDGIAVLRADPHGAVHEVARS, encoded by the coding sequence ATGGCTGACCCGTCCGAGCCCCTCGCCGTCGACGACCCCGAGGACCGCAAGATCGTCACGCTCGCACGCGCGTCGCGTGCCCGCACCGGCGCGGCCGAGGGGGCCGCGGTCCGCGACTCCGACGGTCGCACGTACGCCGCCGCGACCGTCGCGCTCCCGTCGCTGCAGGTCTCGGCGCTGCGCCTGGCCGTCGCGATGGCGGTCAGCTCCGGAGCGAAGAGTCTCGAGGCCGCAGCAGTGAGCACGGGCTCGGACCGCGTCGACGCCGACGACCTCACGGCGGTCCGCGACCTCGCCGGCGACGGGATCGCTGTGCTGCGGGCCGACCCGCACGGCGCGGTCCACGAGGTCGCGCGGTCGTGA
- a CDS encoding septum formation family protein translates to MPDPVQDPTRPRRRVLAAMAAAGALLLSACGSAGDTVDSADPTSDPSASTPPVRTLPPTEGSEPTESATPEQAAAPRPSVGECHKPQPTDVALQVSDDDTAAVACKGATAQTYLVRPMPKQVRAAVTDYDTSEILRTARKRCEPALADWLGVNVAALKTSQFGFVVGVPSAAQSADGASWMRCDVTLDAGNRLTALPKKTKNALDGSKKAKKYGSCVRGDIRTAAGTVLCTKKHRWRAVDAIKLGSGKAKFPGRKDIQGTMRDKCGGAVRSWLGTREAFEYGYVSPSKYSWGKGERWGTCFAKTKD, encoded by the coding sequence GTGCCGGACCCCGTCCAGGACCCGACCCGCCCGCGCCGACGCGTGCTCGCTGCCATGGCCGCCGCCGGCGCCCTGCTGCTGTCAGCGTGCGGATCGGCCGGCGACACCGTGGACTCGGCCGACCCGACCAGCGACCCGTCGGCCAGCACTCCGCCGGTCCGGACCCTCCCACCGACCGAGGGATCGGAGCCGACCGAGTCGGCCACACCCGAGCAGGCCGCCGCACCCCGCCCTTCGGTCGGTGAGTGCCACAAGCCGCAACCCACCGACGTGGCGCTCCAGGTGTCCGACGACGACACCGCGGCCGTCGCGTGCAAGGGCGCGACCGCGCAGACCTACCTGGTCCGCCCGATGCCCAAGCAGGTGCGCGCGGCCGTGACCGACTACGACACCTCCGAGATCCTGCGCACGGCGCGCAAGCGTTGCGAGCCGGCGCTGGCCGACTGGCTCGGCGTCAACGTCGCGGCGCTCAAGACCTCGCAGTTCGGGTTCGTCGTCGGGGTGCCCAGCGCGGCGCAGTCCGCCGACGGCGCGTCGTGGATGCGCTGCGACGTCACGCTCGACGCCGGCAACCGCCTGACCGCGCTCCCGAAGAAGACCAAGAACGCCCTGGACGGCTCGAAGAAGGCGAAGAAGTACGGTTCGTGCGTCCGCGGCGACATCCGGACGGCGGCAGGGACGGTGCTGTGCACGAAGAAGCACCGGTGGCGTGCGGTGGACGCGATCAAGCTCGGCTCCGGCAAGGCGAAGTTCCCCGGGCGCAAGGACATCCAAGGCACCATGCGCGACAAGTGCGGCGGCGCCGTACGGTCGTGGCTCGGCACCCGCGAGGCGTTCGAGTACGGCTACGTCTCCCCCAGCAAGTACTCCTGGGGCAAGGGCGAGCGCTGGGGCACGTGCTTCGCGAAGACGAAGGACTGA
- a CDS encoding PhoH family protein: MTTPEPLQHTVTIPASIPMVALLGPADEFLRLIEASFDADVHVRGNEIAIRGTAAESALIERLLGELVTMIRTGQGLTRETIERSIAILRTETEERPADVLSLNILSNRGRTIRPKTLNQKRYVDAIDKHTVVFGIGPAGTGKTYLAMAKAVQALQAKEVNRIILTRPAVEAGENLGYLPGTLSEKIDPYLRPLYDALHDMLDPESIPKLMAAGTIEVAPLAYMRGRTLNDAFIILDEAQNTSPEQMKMFLTRLGFGSRMVVTGDVTQIDLPTGQRSGLRVVQEILSGVRDVAFPRLTGADVVRHKLVGRIVAAYDEYEGAAGERRRSR, from the coding sequence ATGACTACGCCTGAGCCTCTCCAGCACACGGTCACGATCCCCGCGAGCATCCCGATGGTGGCCCTGCTCGGACCCGCCGACGAGTTCCTGCGGCTGATCGAGGCCTCCTTCGATGCCGACGTGCACGTGCGTGGCAACGAGATCGCGATCCGGGGGACCGCCGCCGAGTCGGCGCTGATCGAGCGGCTGCTCGGCGAGCTGGTCACGATGATCCGGACCGGCCAGGGCCTGACCCGCGAGACGATCGAGCGCAGCATCGCGATCCTGCGCACCGAGACCGAGGAGCGTCCGGCCGACGTCCTCAGCCTCAACATCCTGTCCAACCGTGGGCGCACGATCCGCCCGAAGACCCTGAACCAGAAGCGCTACGTCGACGCGATCGACAAGCACACGGTCGTCTTCGGGATCGGGCCGGCGGGCACCGGCAAGACCTACCTCGCGATGGCCAAGGCCGTGCAGGCGCTCCAGGCCAAGGAGGTCAACCGGATCATCCTGACGCGACCGGCGGTGGAGGCGGGCGAGAACCTCGGCTACCTTCCGGGCACCCTGAGCGAGAAGATCGACCCGTACCTGCGGCCGCTCTACGACGCGCTGCACGACATGCTCGACCCCGAGTCGATCCCGAAGCTCATGGCCGCGGGGACGATCGAGGTCGCACCGTTGGCCTACATGCGCGGCCGGACGCTCAACGACGCCTTCATCATCCTCGACGAGGCCCAGAACACCTCGCCCGAGCAGATGAAGATGTTCCTGACGCGCCTCGGCTTCGGCTCCAGGATGGTGGTCACGGGCGACGTCACGCAGATCGACCTGCCGACCGGCCAGCGCAGCGGGCTGCGGGTGGTCCAGGAGATCCTCAGCGGGGTGCGCGACGTCGCGTTCCCGCGTCTCACCGGGGCCGACGTCGTCCGGCACAAGCTGGTCGGGCGGATCGTCGCGGCCTACGACGAGTACGAGGGTGCGGCCGGTGAACGTCGACGTTCTCGATGA